One window of Microcoleus vaginatus PCC 9802 genomic DNA carries:
- a CDS encoding calcium-binding protein: MANYAIFDEPYYLAQYPWVKPAIDAGVIQSGREHFEKFGQAGGLTQVSRYFDEETYLSQNPDIAPFVRTPNNPNAPFASGLDQFIQFGYEEGRTRVSPEYNEDFYLANNRELLPLVQNGTFKNGYQHFIKFGNKEGRFATSFREPRYLIDNPDIAPFVNSGALKTGREHYFKFGQFEQRRSATFVGSPGNDILTGVGVGNVRLIGVEVGYGATESDGSNEFDTLIGGTGRDTFVLGETLLGPKVSIVGTKTFYIGQGFATIRNFTQGQDRIELSGSSLDRYILVPTNNNRDLAIQTNGLPLDQNGVSQTSRGDTIAVIEGGGNLKLNLLPESRFLAPLLG, translated from the coding sequence ATGGCTAACTACGCAATTTTTGACGAGCCATACTACCTTGCTCAATATCCTTGGGTCAAACCCGCCATTGATGCAGGAGTTATCCAATCTGGAAGAGAACACTTTGAAAAGTTCGGTCAAGCCGGCGGCCTGACCCAAGTATCGCGTTACTTTGACGAAGAAACCTATCTATCTCAAAATCCAGATATTGCTCCCTTTGTTCGCACGCCAAACAATCCAAACGCGCCTTTTGCGTCTGGTTTAGACCAATTTATTCAGTTTGGCTACGAAGAAGGCCGCACCCGCGTATCGCCTGAGTACAACGAAGATTTTTATTTAGCAAATAACCGAGAACTGCTACCACTTGTTCAGAACGGAACTTTCAAAAATGGCTACCAGCACTTCATCAAATTCGGAAATAAAGAGGGCAGATTTGCGACTTCTTTTAGGGAACCGAGATACTTAATCGACAACCCCGACATCGCGCCGTTTGTCAACTCAGGAGCCTTGAAAACTGGTCGAGAACATTATTTCAAATTTGGGCAATTTGAGCAGAGGCGCTCCGCTACTTTTGTGGGAAGCCCCGGCAATGATATCCTCACAGGCGTTGGTGTGGGGAATGTCAGATTAATTGGAGTTGAAGTAGGCTACGGGGCGACTGAAAGTGACGGCAGCAACGAATTCGATACTCTGATTGGCGGTACGGGTCGCGATACATTCGTGTTGGGGGAAACTTTACTAGGCCCTAAAGTGAGTATTGTTGGAACTAAAACTTTCTACATTGGGCAGGGTTTTGCTACTATTCGGAACTTTACCCAAGGTCAGGATAGAATCGAACTCAGTGGGTCTTCTTTAGATCGCTACATTCTGGTTCCCACCAACAATAATCGAGATTTAGCAATCCAAACGAACGGCTTGCCCTTGGATCAAAATGGAGTTAGCCAAACCAGCCGCGGTGACACGATCGCTGTGATTGAAGGTGGCGGAAATCTCAAATTGAATCTATTACCAGAATCTCGTTTTTTGGCACCTTTACTTGGATAG
- a CDS encoding calcium-binding protein, with product MTNYDIFDEPYYLAQYPWVKPAIDAGIIKSGREHFEKFGQAGGLTKVSRYFDEETYLAQNPEIARLVRTPNNPNAPFASGLDQFIQFGYEQGRTRVSPEYNEEFYLANNSELRSFVQDGTFKSGYQHFIQFGLKDGRFGTSFFEPEYLKENPDIVPFVNSGALKTGREHYFNFGKNEPNRSATFVGTSGNDILTGVGVGNNELIGVEVGIDPQGNRQYESLGFYESDVLIGGPGRDTFVLGVPATSGNPTSRQLYAAAPGIVRIRNFDEDLDKIQLAGSPDIYTTLSDVNELIILSPRYETIGIIEGPNLSWSTTQPKEDGTFYLFLK from the coding sequence ATGACAAATTATGACATTTTTGACGAGCCATACTACCTGGCGCAATATCCTTGGGTGAAACCTGCTATTGATGCAGGAATTATAAAATCCGGCAGAGAACACTTTGAAAAGTTCGGTCAAGCCGGCGGCCTGACCAAAGTATCGCGTTACTTTGACGAAGAAACCTATCTAGCTCAAAATCCAGAGATTGCTCGCTTGGTTCGCACCCCAAACAATCCAAATGCGCCTTTTGCGTCTGGTTTAGACCAATTTATTCAGTTTGGCTACGAACAGGGTCGCACCCGCGTGTCACCTGAATACAACGAAGAGTTTTATTTGGCAAATAACTCAGAGTTGCGATCGTTCGTTCAGGACGGAACTTTCAAATCAGGCTACCAGCATTTCATTCAATTCGGACTCAAAGACGGTCGTTTTGGGACTTCATTTTTTGAACCGGAATACTTAAAAGAAAACCCCGACATTGTGCCGTTTGTCAACTCTGGAGCCTTGAAAACCGGTCGGGAACACTACTTCAATTTCGGAAAAAACGAGCCAAACCGATCCGCTACTTTTGTCGGAACTTCCGGCAATGACATCCTCACAGGCGTTGGTGTGGGGAATAACGAACTGATTGGAGTGGAAGTAGGTATCGATCCCCAAGGCAATCGGCAGTATGAAAGCTTGGGATTTTATGAATCTGATGTCCTGATTGGCGGCCCTGGGAGAGATACATTCGTACTCGGAGTTCCTGCTACCTCCGGTAATCCCACATCCCGTCAACTCTATGCGGCTGCCCCCGGTATAGTTAGAATTCGGAACTTTGATGAAGACTTGGACAAGATCCAGTTGGCAGGAAGTCCCGATATCTACACAACACTTTCGGATGTTAACGAGCTCATAATCCTCAGCCCAAGATATGAAACAATTGGTATTATTGAGGGACCAAATTTATCTTGGTCTACAACTCAGCCAAAGGAAGACGGCACTTTCTACCTATTCCTTAAATAA
- a CDS encoding calcium-binding protein codes for MASYAIFDEKYYLAQYPWVKPAIDAGVIKSGREHFEKFGQAGGLTKVSRYFDEATYLAGNPDIAALVRTPNNPSAPFATGIDHFIQYGYEEGRTRVSAEYDEAFYVANNRQLQPFIQNGTFKNGYQHFIEFGIRDGQFGTSFFETEYLQRNPDLRPFVESGALKTGREHYFKFGSSDPSRSATFIGTSGNDIITGAGVGNTELIGVEVGYVTNSDGFSIPGRNYESDGSNEFDTLTGGSGNDRFMLGDVLVGSGGKGYSSPTKLYIGPGFATIRNFTQGQDSIQLASNNIQPSLDQFLIFPINNNRDLAIQTKGLFVLRPDGGSGISSFDTIAVIEGGGNLKLNLLAETRANLPLLG; via the coding sequence ATGGCTAGTTACGCAATTTTTGACGAAAAATACTACCTTGCTCAATATCCTTGGGTCAAACCCGCCATTGATGCAGGAGTTATCAAATCTGGAAGAGAACACTTTGAAAAATTCGGTCAAGCCGGCGGCTTAACCAAAGTATCCCGGTATTTTGACGAAGCTACTTACCTTGCAGGCAACCCAGATATCGCTGCCTTAGTCCGCACCCCCAACAACCCAAGTGCACCTTTTGCGACGGGCATAGACCACTTTATCCAATACGGTTACGAAGAAGGTCGCACTCGCGTATCTGCTGAGTATGACGAAGCGTTTTATGTAGCAAATAACCGACAGTTGCAGCCGTTTATTCAGAATGGAACTTTTAAAAACGGCTACCAGCATTTCATTGAATTCGGCATCAGAGACGGTCAGTTTGGGACTTCATTTTTTGAAACAGAATACTTACAAAGAAACCCCGATCTTCGACCGTTTGTGGAATCTGGAGCCTTGAAAACCGGTCGAGAACACTACTTCAAGTTCGGAAGTTCCGATCCAAGCCGCTCTGCGACTTTTATCGGAACTTCGGGGAATGACATCATTACTGGTGCCGGCGTGGGAAATACCGAATTAATTGGAGTTGAAGTAGGTTATGTTACAAACAGTGATGGCTTTTCCATCCCCGGTCGAAATTATGAAAGTGATGGTAGTAATGAATTCGATACTCTCACTGGCGGTAGCGGCAACGATCGATTCATGCTCGGAGACGTTTTAGTAGGCAGCGGTGGTAAGGGATACAGTTCCCCAACAAAGTTATATATCGGACCGGGTTTTGCTACAATTCGGAACTTTACCCAAGGTCAGGATAGCATTCAGCTAGCATCAAACAATATCCAACCTTCTTTAGATCAATTCTTGATATTTCCCATCAACAACAATCGAGATTTAGCTATCCAAACGAAGGGCTTGTTCGTCTTGCGTCCAGATGGAGGTTCGGGAATTAGTAGCTTTGACACGATCGCTGTTATTGAAGGCGGCGGAAATCTCAAGTTGAATCTATTAGCAGAAACTAGAGCTAATCTACCTTTACTTGGCTAG
- a CDS encoding calcium-binding protein: MNYDIFDEQYYLSQYPWLKPAIDAGIIKSGREHFEKFGQAAGLTKISRYFDEDTYLAQNQDIAPFVRTANNQNRPFASGLDHFIQFGYEESRTRVSPDYDEVFYFKRHPEITPFVQNGIFKSGFQHFIKFGKTEGRYGTSFFEPRYLGDNPDVAAVVEAGSLKTGREHYLKFGQFESNRYGFFTGTNGNDIVTGFTAGKNQILGLQVAFAGPNPPFGINKNKYDALNSDDITREPFLTTNEFDTLIGTPGTDYFVLGDAVPNNRRSFISRVDFYTGSGEARIVNFEKGKDFIQLVENFNELSIFPSGVDLLIQKSGDTLATIQGGSNLTLQPIGIINPFSPPVGLTFLG; encoded by the coding sequence ATGAATTACGATATCTTTGACGAACAATACTACCTTTCGCAATATCCATGGCTGAAACCAGCCATTGATGCAGGAATCATCAAATCTGGAAGAGAACACTTTGAAAAATTCGGTCAAGCCGCCGGGCTCACAAAAATATCGCGGTATTTTGACGAAGATACATATCTAGCTCAAAATCAAGATATTGCACCCTTTGTTCGCACCGCCAACAACCAAAACCGACCCTTTGCTTCAGGTTTAGACCACTTTATCCAGTTTGGTTACGAAGAAAGCCGCACGCGAGTATCGCCTGACTACGACGAAGTTTTTTATTTTAAGCGCCACCCGGAGATAACTCCCTTCGTGCAGAACGGAATTTTTAAATCCGGCTTTCAACACTTTATCAAATTCGGAAAAACAGAAGGTAGGTACGGGACAAGTTTCTTTGAACCACGTTACTTGGGAGATAACCCAGATGTGGCGGCAGTTGTGGAGGCTGGAAGTTTAAAAACTGGTCGAGAACACTATCTAAAATTTGGGCAATTTGAGTCAAATCGATACGGATTTTTTACAGGAACCAACGGTAATGATATCGTCACGGGATTTACAGCGGGAAAAAATCAAATTCTCGGACTGCAAGTAGCTTTCGCCGGCCCCAATCCACCTTTTGGCATTAATAAGAATAAGTATGACGCTTTGAACTCGGATGACATCACAAGAGAGCCTTTCCTGACTACCAATGAATTCGATACATTAATTGGCACTCCCGGCACTGATTACTTTGTCCTCGGAGATGCTGTTCCGAACAACCGACGTAGTTTTATCAGCCGGGTAGATTTCTATACGGGCAGCGGCGAGGCAAGGATTGTCAACTTTGAAAAAGGAAAAGATTTTATTCAGTTGGTGGAAAACTTTAATGAACTGAGTATATTTCCATCAGGGGTAGACTTATTAATTCAAAAATCGGGAGATACACTTGCCACAATTCAGGGCGGATCAAATCTAACTCTGCAACCGATTGGGATAATAAATCCGTTTAGTCCTCCAGTCGGTCTCACTTTCCTGGGCTAG
- a CDS encoding calcium-binding protein: protein MANYAIFDEQFYLASYPWIKPAIDAGVISSGKEHFEKFGREGGLTNVSRYFDENAYLAGNPDLAPFVRTVNPNAPFATGLDHFIQFGYDEGQRRTQVSPEYNETFYLANNSELQPFIQNGTFKSGFQHFVQFGAKEGRFGTSFFEPEYLKENPDIVPFVNSGNLKTGREHFFNFGQFEPARDATFVGTRTNDVLTGVGVGDVELVGVEVGIDPQGNRQYESFGANEFDVLIGAPGTNTFVLGVPATAGNVTPTPLYLGNGQATIRNFDIESDFIQLQGTSLNGYSLTPIGNNLSIQRFGDVLGVIEGGATLGLTFQESNGNGTFLIG from the coding sequence ATGGCTAACTACGCAATTTTCGACGAACAATTCTACCTCGCCTCATATCCTTGGATCAAACCAGCCATTGACGCAGGAGTCATCTCATCTGGGAAAGAACACTTTGAAAAATTCGGGCGAGAAGGCGGTCTAACTAATGTATCGCGTTATTTTGACGAAAATGCTTACCTTGCTGGGAATCCAGACCTCGCACCTTTCGTCCGCACAGTCAACCCAAACGCGCCTTTTGCGACCGGCCTCGATCACTTTATCCAGTTCGGTTACGATGAAGGACAGCGCCGCACCCAAGTATCACCCGAATACAACGAAACCTTTTATTTAGCAAATAACTCTGAACTCCAACCGTTCATTCAGAACGGAACTTTCAAATCAGGGTTCCAGCATTTCGTTCAATTCGGGGCCAAAGAAGGTCGTTTCGGGACTTCATTTTTTGAACCGGAATACTTAAAAGAAAACCCCGACATCGTGCCGTTTGTCAACTCTGGAAACTTGAAAACAGGCCGGGAACACTTTTTCAATTTCGGGCAATTTGAGCCGGCCCGCGACGCGACTTTTGTCGGCACCCGTACCAACGATGTTTTAACTGGTGTTGGCGTGGGCGATGTCGAACTTGTGGGAGTGGAAGTAGGTATAGATCCCCAAGGCAACCGCCAGTATGAAAGCTTTGGCGCCAATGAATTCGATGTCTTGATTGGTGCTCCGGGAACCAATACATTCGTACTCGGAGTTCCTGCTACAGCCGGGAATGTCACCCCGACACCGCTGTATTTGGGTAACGGTCAAGCTACCATTCGCAACTTTGACATCGAAAGCGATTTTATCCAACTGCAAGGAACTTCTTTAAACGGCTACAGCCTGACTCCCATTGGCAACAATTTGTCAATCCAGCGTTTTGGAGATGTGCTGGGCGTGATTGAAGGAGGGGCGACCTTGGGTTTGACTTTCCAAGAATCTAACGGTAATGGTACTTTCTTGATTGGATAG
- a CDS encoding magnesium chelatase subunit H, which produces MFTHVKPTIRHVVPENLQGRSLMKVVYVVLEPQYQSALSAAVRSINKKNPNLAIEISGYLIEELRSPENYEAFKRDVADANVFIASLIFIEDLAEKVVAAVEPLRDSLDVAVVFPSMPGVMRLNKMGSFSMAQLGQSKSAIGEFMKKRKEKSGSSFQDGMLKLLQTLPKVLKYLPIDKAQDARNFMLSFQYWLGGSQENLENFLLMLSHKYVFKGQEQLTFQDPVVYPDMGIWHPLAPSMFEDVKAYLTWYNARKDISADLKDPLAPCIGLVLQRTHLVTGDDAHYVAMVQELEAMGARVVPIFAGGLDFSKPVETFFLEVGTKGVAPLPIVDAVVSLTGFALVGGPAKQDHPKAIETLKKLNCPYMVALPLVFQTTEEWENSDLGLHPIQVALQIAIPELDGAIEPIILSGRDGATGKAIALQDRIEAISQRAMKWAMLRRKPKLDKKVAITVFSFPPDKGNVGTAAYLDVFGSIYQVLKALKGNGYDLPELPDSAEKLMQEVIHDATAQYQSPELNVAYRMSVAEYEEFTPYSERLQENWGPPPGHLNSDGQNLLIFGKHFGNVFIGVQPTFGYEGDPMRLLFSRSASPHHGFAAYYTYLERIWGADAVLHFGTHGSLEFMPGKQMGMSGDCYPDSLIGKIPNLYYYAANNPSEATIAKRRSYAETISYLTPPAENAGLYKGLQELSELIASYQTLKETGRGVPIVDAIVEKCRLVNLDKDIALPPEQERGVAAGMTSEERDNLVGLVYRKLMEIESRLLPCGLHVIGKPPTAEEAIATLVNIANLDREEDGLISLPRIIANSLGRDIGEVYTNSDKGILNDVELLQNITLACRDAVGALVKEQTDAEGRVSLVSKLNFFNMGKKTPWIDALHAAGYKKIDPEPIKPLFEYLEFCLQQVCADNELGALLRALEGEYILPGPGGDPIRNPDVLPTGKNMHALDPQSIPTTGAVKSAKLVVDRLLERQRVDNGGNYPETIAVVLWGTDNIKTYGESLAQVMWMVGVKPVPDALGRVNKLELLSLEELGRPRIDVVINCSGVFRDLFINQMNLLDKAVKMAAEADEPLEMNFVRKHALKQAEEMGINLRQAATRVFSNASGSYSSNVNLAVENSTWESEAELQEMYLTRKSFAFSSDNPGTMEQDRQIFESSLKTAEVTFQNLDSAEISLTDVSHYFDSDPTKLIGSLRADGKKPTSFVADTTTANAQVRTLSETVRLDSRTKLLNPKWYEGMLSHGYEGVREISKRLVNTTGWSATAGAVDNWVYEDVNTTFIQDEDMQKRLLNLNPHSFRKIVSTLLEVNGRGYWETSENNLDRLRELYQEVEDRIEGVE; this is translated from the coding sequence ATGTTCACTCACGTCAAGCCCACCATTCGCCACGTCGTGCCGGAAAACTTGCAGGGGCGATCGCTCATGAAGGTGGTCTATGTCGTACTGGAACCGCAGTATCAAAGCGCCCTGTCGGCAGCGGTTCGATCGATAAACAAGAAAAATCCGAATTTGGCAATAGAAATCAGCGGCTACCTGATCGAGGAACTCCGCAGCCCGGAAAATTACGAAGCCTTCAAGCGGGATGTGGCGGATGCCAATGTATTTATTGCTTCTCTAATTTTCATCGAAGATTTGGCAGAAAAAGTGGTAGCGGCGGTGGAACCGCTGCGCGACAGCTTGGATGTCGCCGTCGTCTTCCCGTCGATGCCTGGGGTGATGCGCCTCAATAAAATGGGCAGTTTCTCGATGGCACAATTGGGACAAAGCAAAAGTGCGATCGGCGAATTCATGAAAAAACGGAAGGAAAAATCCGGGAGTTCCTTCCAAGACGGAATGCTGAAACTGCTGCAAACTTTGCCGAAAGTGCTGAAATATTTGCCCATCGACAAAGCCCAAGATGCCCGCAACTTCATGCTGAGTTTCCAGTATTGGCTGGGAGGTTCCCAAGAAAACTTGGAAAACTTCTTGCTGATGCTGTCACATAAATATGTATTCAAAGGCCAGGAACAGCTAACTTTCCAAGATCCGGTGGTTTACCCGGATATGGGAATTTGGCATCCTTTGGCACCGTCGATGTTTGAGGATGTAAAAGCCTACCTCACCTGGTACAACGCCCGCAAAGATATTTCTGCTGACCTCAAAGACCCCCTCGCACCTTGCATCGGCTTGGTGTTGCAGCGGACTCACTTAGTCACCGGAGATGACGCGCACTATGTAGCAATGGTGCAGGAATTGGAGGCAATGGGGGCGCGGGTGGTGCCGATTTTTGCCGGCGGTTTGGACTTCTCGAAACCAGTCGAAACTTTCTTCTTGGAAGTTGGAACCAAAGGTGTTGCACCGCTGCCGATCGTTGATGCGGTGGTTTCTCTGACTGGTTTTGCGCTGGTGGGCGGCCCGGCGAAACAAGATCACCCGAAGGCGATCGAGACTTTGAAAAAGCTAAACTGCCCTTACATGGTGGCTTTGCCGCTGGTTTTCCAAACGACGGAAGAGTGGGAAAATAGCGATTTAGGCTTGCACCCGATTCAAGTTGCTTTGCAAATTGCCATTCCTGAGTTGGATGGCGCGATCGAACCGATTATTTTGTCGGGACGTGATGGCGCAACTGGCAAGGCGATCGCCCTACAAGACCGGATCGAAGCAATTTCCCAGCGCGCCATGAAGTGGGCAATGCTGCGCCGCAAACCAAAATTAGATAAAAAAGTTGCGATCACAGTTTTCAGTTTCCCGCCGGACAAAGGCAACGTCGGAACTGCCGCTTATTTGGACGTTTTCGGCTCGATTTACCAAGTATTGAAAGCCTTAAAAGGCAACGGTTACGACTTGCCAGAATTGCCGGATTCCGCCGAAAAACTGATGCAAGAAGTCATCCACGACGCAACAGCCCAATACCAAAGTCCCGAATTAAATGTTGCTTACCGGATGTCGGTAGCTGAATACGAAGAATTCACTCCTTACTCAGAACGCTTGCAAGAAAATTGGGGTCCGCCTCCGGGACATTTGAACAGCGACGGACAAAATTTGCTGATTTTCGGCAAACATTTTGGCAATGTGTTTATCGGCGTGCAACCTACTTTTGGATACGAAGGCGATCCGATGCGGTTGTTATTCTCTCGTTCTGCCAGCCCGCACCACGGTTTTGCTGCTTACTATACATATTTGGAGCGCATTTGGGGTGCGGATGCGGTGCTGCACTTTGGCACTCACGGTTCGCTAGAATTCATGCCCGGTAAGCAGATGGGAATGTCTGGGGATTGTTATCCCGACAGTTTGATCGGCAAAATTCCTAACCTCTATTATTACGCCGCCAACAATCCCAGCGAGGCAACAATTGCCAAGCGCCGCAGTTATGCTGAAACAATCAGCTATCTGACTCCTCCGGCTGAAAATGCTGGTTTGTACAAAGGTTTGCAGGAACTCAGCGAGTTAATTGCTTCTTATCAAACTTTGAAAGAGACTGGGCGCGGTGTGCCGATTGTTGATGCGATCGTCGAAAAATGCCGTTTGGTGAATTTGGACAAGGATATCGCCCTACCTCCCGAACAAGAAAGAGGGGTTGCTGCGGGAATGACTTCGGAGGAACGGGACAATTTAGTTGGCTTGGTTTACCGCAAGTTGATGGAGATTGAGTCGCGGTTGTTACCTTGCGGTTTGCACGTTATCGGTAAGCCGCCGACTGCGGAAGAGGCGATCGCAACTTTGGTGAATATCGCCAATTTAGACCGCGAAGAAGACGGGCTGATCAGCTTGCCGCGGATTATCGCCAACAGTCTGGGACGCGATATCGGCGAAGTTTACACCAATAGCGACAAAGGCATTTTAAATGATGTCGAATTGCTGCAAAACATCACCTTGGCCTGTCGGGATGCCGTTGGCGCTTTGGTGAAGGAACAAACCGACGCTGAGGGCCGAGTTTCCCTTGTTTCTAAGTTGAATTTCTTCAACATGGGCAAGAAAACACCTTGGATTGATGCGCTGCACGCCGCGGGTTACAAAAAAATCGATCCAGAACCGATTAAACCGCTGTTTGAGTATCTGGAATTCTGCTTGCAGCAAGTTTGTGCCGACAACGAATTAGGCGCTTTGTTGCGCGCGTTAGAAGGCGAGTATATTCTGCCTGGCCCCGGTGGCGATCCGATTCGCAACCCGGATGTTTTGCCGACTGGCAAGAATATGCACGCTTTAGACCCGCAGTCAATCCCTACAACGGGGGCGGTTAAGTCTGCTAAGCTTGTAGTCGATCGGCTGTTAGAAAGACAGCGCGTTGATAACGGCGGAAATTACCCAGAAACGATCGCCGTTGTGTTGTGGGGAACCGACAACATCAAGACTTACGGCGAATCCCTCGCGCAAGTAATGTGGATGGTGGGAGTGAAGCCAGTTCCCGACGCATTGGGCCGGGTAAACAAACTCGAATTGCTTTCTTTAGAAGAGTTAGGACGCCCTCGGATCGACGTAGTAATTAACTGTTCGGGCGTATTCCGCGACTTGTTTATCAACCAAATGAATTTGTTAGATAAAGCCGTGAAAATGGCAGCGGAAGCCGACGAACCGTTAGAGATGAACTTCGTCCGCAAACACGCCCTGAAGCAAGCGGAAGAAATGGGAATCAACCTGCGACAAGCAGCAACCCGGGTATTTTCTAATGCCTCTGGTTCCTATTCGTCTAACGTCAACTTAGCGGTAGAAAACAGCACTTGGGAAAGCGAAGCCGAGTTGCAGGAAATGTATTTAACTCGCAAATCCTTCGCCTTTTCTTCCGACAATCCCGGAACAATGGAACAAGATCGGCAGATTTTTGAATCATCCTTGAAAACTGCTGAAGTCACCTTCCAGAACTTGGATTCTGCTGAGATTTCCCTAACCGACGTGTCGCACTATTTCGACTCAGATCCGACTAAATTGATCGGCAGTTTGCGCGCAGATGGGAAGAAACCGACATCCTTTGTTGCTGATACAACCACAGCCAACGCGCAGGTGCGGACGCTATCAGAAACCGTGCGTTTAGATTCGCGGACTAAGCTGCTGAATCCGAAGTGGTACGAGGGGATGTTGTCGCACGGCTATGAAGGCGTGCGGGAGATTTCTAAGCGTCTGGTGAATACGACTGGATGGAGTGCGACGGCGGGCGCTGTGGATAATTGGGTGTATGAGGATGTCAACACTACGTTTATCCAAGATGAGGACATGCAGAAGCGTTTGCTTAACTTAAATCCTCATTCTTTCCGCAAGATTGTCAGCACTTTGCTTGAGGTGAATGGCAGGGGTTATTGGGAGACTTCGGAGAACAATTTGGATCGCTTGCGTGAACTTTATCAGGAGGTGGAAGACCGGATTGAGGGAGTAGAGTAG
- a CDS encoding type II toxin-antitoxin system HicA family toxin, with the protein MELNNKHRKILESIFTDPIPANINWQDMENLFTALGATVTQGSGSRVRILLNEVKAVFHEPHPQKETDKGAVKSVREFLIKAGVEP; encoded by the coding sequence ATGGAACTAAATAATAAACATCGTAAGATTTTAGAATCAATTTTTACCGATCCTATACCAGCTAATATTAATTGGCAAGATATGGAAAATTTATTTACAGCACTCGGTGCTACTGTTACTCAAGGTTCAGGTTCGCGGGTTCGCATTTTATTAAATGAGGTTAAAGCTGTATTTCACGAACCACATCCTCAAAAAGAGACAGATAAAGGAGCCGTTAAATCTGTCAGGGAATTTTTGATAAAGGCGGGGGTTGAACCATAA
- a CDS encoding type II toxin-antitoxin system HicB family antitoxin: MMTYKGYSASIEVDLEAEILFGRVLDINDVVTFKAQTIEEARQEFQNSIDDYLEFCKELGQEPDKAFSGKLPFRTTPEHHRKIFIAANKAGKSINNWMDEVLIRAAEQAINT; the protein is encoded by the coding sequence ATGATGACTTACAAAGGTTACAGTGCTAGCATTGAAGTAGATTTAGAAGCGGAAATTCTTTTCGGGCGAGTCCTCGATATTAATGACGTAGTGACTTTTAAGGCACAAACTATTGAAGAAGCTCGCCAAGAATTCCAAAACTCGATCGATGATTATCTAGAGTTTTGCAAAGAATTAGGACAGGAACCTGATAAAGCATTTTCAGGTAAACTTCCCTTCCGCACTACTCCCGAACATCACCGCAAAATCTTTATTGCGGCAAATAAGGCTGGCAAAAGTATTAACAATTGGATGGATGAGGTTTTAATTAGAGCAGCAGAGCAAGCAATTAACACTTAA
- a CDS encoding type II toxin-antitoxin system HicB family antitoxin, with protein sequence MKYEIIIYWSEEDQAFIAKVPELPGCAADGETYQEALQNLEIIMQEWIETANALGRPIPQPKGRLMFA encoded by the coding sequence ATGAAGTATGAAATCATCATATACTGGAGTGAGGAAGACCAGGCTTTTATTGCAAAAGTGCCTGAATTGCCAGGATGTGCGGCGGATGGCGAAACTTATCAAGAAGCATTGCAAAATCTAGAGATTATTATGCAGGAGTGGATAGAAACGGCTAACGCACTGGGTCGTCCTATTCCTCAACCGAAAGGTCGCTTGATGTTTGCGTAG